A DNA window from Arachis duranensis cultivar V14167 chromosome 3, aradu.V14167.gnm2.J7QH, whole genome shotgun sequence contains the following coding sequences:
- the LOC107481756 gene encoding non-specific lipid transfer protein GPI-anchored 31: MASHSPTRFRFSLIVLCAVFILGANGASPSHSHNAAPAPAVDCSSLVLTMADCLSFVTNGSTTTKPEGNCCSGLKSVLKTAPQCLCEAFKSSAQFGVVLNVTKALALPAACKVSAPSASNCGLSETPAAAPGLSPQSPAVSPSSGSSAAPASSTLTPSETSSPTPAPSAGSSASSLFPISAGSLFLCILLAAFSGF, encoded by the exons ATGGCATCACACTCACCAACTCGTTTCCGTTTCTCTCTCATTGTTCTCTGTGCAGTCTTCATCTTGGGAGCTAACGGAGCCTCACCGTCCCACTCGCACAACGCTGCCCCAGCCCCCGCCGTGGATTGCTCCTCCCTGGTTCTAACCATGGCGGATTGCTTGTCCTTCGTCACCAATggcagcaccaccaccaagccGGAAGGTAACTGCTGCTCCGGGCTCAAATCGGTTCTGAAAACGGCGCCTCAGTGTCTGTGTGAAGCCTTCAAGAGCAGCGCTCAGTTCGGCGTCGTTCTCAATGTCACCAAGGCCCTCGCTCTCCCCGCTGCATGCAAAGTCTCCGCCCCTTCCGCTTCCAACTGTGGAT TGTCTGAAACACCTGCCGCCGCTCCTG GGCTCTCTCCACAATCTCCTGCAGTATCTCCATCATCTGGTTCTTCTGCAGCTCCAGCTAGTTCAACCCTCACTCCAAGTGAGACATCATCTCCAACACCAGCACCATCAGCTGGAAGCTCAGCATCATCACTCTTCCCAATTTCAGCTGGATCCTTGTTTCTTTGCATCTTGCTAGCAGCATTCTCAGGCTTTTAA
- the LOC107481754 gene encoding chaperone protein dnaJ 20, chloroplastic: MDALLLSSFQCLPWLSSTKQQRHYSHMHLSCRATKVECESNFYKVLSVSPKSATMDEIKRAYRSMALQYHPDVCHDPSMKEESNRMFVQLNAAYETLSNPMLRQQYDSQLGLSVSHDYSETSLRSLWEEEQHQVVVELKTRSRRRMEQKANRMRAPTRRKDRN, encoded by the coding sequence ATGGATGCTTTGTTGTTGAGCTCATTTCAGTGCCTTCCATGGCTCTCATCAACCAAGCAGCAAAGGCACTATTCTCATATGCATCTTTCATGCAGAGCCACAAAGGTGGAGTGTGAGAGCAACTTCTACAAGGTTCTGAGTGTTAGTCCAAAGAGTGCAACCATGGATGAGATCAAGAGAGCTTATAGATCCATGGCGCTTCAGTACCATCCAGATGTGTGCCATGATCCTTCCATGAAGGAGGAGTCTAATAGGATGTTTGTGCAGTtgaatgctgcttatgagaCCTTGTCCAACCCCATGCTTAGACAACAGTATGATAGTCAATTAGGTTTGAGTGTCAGCCATGATTATTCTGAAACTAGTTTGAGGAGCCTTTGGGAGGAGGAGCAACACCAAGTGGTTGTTGAATTGAAGACAAGGTCTCGGAGACGCATGGAGCAAAAGGCCAACAGAATGAGGGCACCAACCAGAAGAAAAGACAGGAACTGA